Below is a genomic region from Mesorhizobium sp. NZP2298.
AGGGGCCAGTTTCTTCCGCGGACGCAGTCGCCAAGTCGCCCGTTCCGTCAGTGCATCCGGCAAGGCATGACGATGTGCCCGGCCATCAGCTTCTCGCACGGATGTTCGACCAGACTCCTGGTTTCATGAGCTTGCTGAAAGAACCTGGCCATGTGTTCGAATTTGCGAACGCCGCCTACAAGCGAATGGTCGGAGAGCGGAAACTTATCGGCAAATCCGTGCGCGAGGCGTTTCCCGATCTCGAAGGTCAAGGCCTCTTCGAGCTGCTGGATCGCGTCTACGAAACCGGCGAGCCCTATGTGGGCCGAAGCGTGAAGGTCGTCTATCGCAACGTCGAAACAGGCGCCGCAGAGGAACGGATCCTCGACTTCGTCTATCAACCCGTCAGGGCGGCCGACGGCCAGATCACCGCCATCTTTGTTCAAGGCACCGACGTCAGCGACCTGTCGTTCGCCAATGCTGCGCTGCAGCTGCGGGAGGATCACCTGCGTTCGATCCTGGCGACAGTTCCCGATGCGATGATCGTCATCGACGAAAGTGCAAACATCCAATCCTTCAGCACGGCGGCCGAGATGTTGTTTGGCTACAAGGCCAGCGAGGTCATCGGGCAGAACGTCAAGATGCTGATGCCCTCGCCTTACCGGGAGGAGCATGACACGTATATGCAGCGCTACCTGAAGACGGGAGAACGCCGCATTATCGGACTTGGCCGAACCGTAACCGGGATGCGCAAGGACGGATCGACGTTTCCGATGGAACTCGCTGTCGGCGAAATGCATCCGGGAACAGGCCGCTTCTTCACCGGCTTCTGTCGCGACCTGACGGAACGCCACAGAACTCAGGCCAGGATGCAGGAGCAGCAGCAGGAGCTGCTTCACATGGCACGCTTCACCGCGCTTGGCGAAATGGCCTCGACATTGGCGCATGAGATAAACCAGCCGCTGACGGCCATCACGAACTACCTCAAGGGCAGCCGCCGTCTCCTCGAGAAAAGCAAGGACGAGAACGCCGCCATGCTGCAGGATGCTGTCGAGAAGGCTGCCGAGCAGGCCCTGCGCGCCGGCGACGTGATCCGTCGCCTCAGGGATTTTGTCGCCAGGGGCGAAAGCGAGCGTCAGATCGAACGTCTGCCAACACTCATCGAGGACGCCTCATCGCTCGCCTTGGTCGGCGCCAGGGAAGCAGACGTGCGCGTCAGTTACGATCTTGACCCGGCGGCCGAGCTTGTTTTGACCGATCGAATCCAGATCGAGCAGGTATTGCTGAATCTGATGAGAAACGCCGTGGAGGCCATGCAGGGTATCCCCAGGCGGGAATTGCATGTCGTTACGGTGGCACGGCAGGATGGCATGGCTGAAGTTGGTGTGATTGATACGGGCCCGGGGCTGGCGCCGGAAGTTTCAGCCCAGCTCTTTCAGCCTTTCGTTACCACCAAAAAGCACGGAATGGGTGTCGGTCTGTCCATTTGTCGCACTATCGTCGAGTCGCACGGCGGTCGTATTTGGGCGGAAGCAATGCCCGGCGGCGGGACAGCGTTCCGATTCACTTTGCGCGCCGTGGAGAAGGATGAGGTCGCTGGTGGCTAATGATATTGTTCATGTGGTCGACGACGATGTCGACGTTCGCAAGTCGCTGGGTTTCCTTCTGGCGACAGCCGACTTTGCCGTGCGCCTCTATGAATCGGCAACGGCATTCCTGGCGACGGAACCGAAGGAGATCCATGGCTGCATCGTCAGCGATGTACGCATGCCCGGCATCGACGGCATCGAGTTCCTGCGGCAACTGAAAGCCCGGGGCCTCGGCGTGCCGGTGATCGTGATGACGGGGCACGCCGACGTCGCCCTGGCCGTCCAGGCGATGAAGGAGGGCGCTGCCGATTTCATCGAGAAGCCGTTCGACGATCAGGTGCTTATCGATGCAATTCGCTCGGCCCTGGACCACCGCAGCCAGCCCGCCGCGGCACACCCACAATCGACGGAGATCAGGAAGAATCTCGCCACGCTATCGGAGCGAGAGCACCAGGTGCTGGAAGGGCTTGTTTCCGGGTTACCGAACAAGACGATTGCCTACGATCTGGGGATCAGCCCGCGCACGGTCGAGATCCATCGCGCCAATGTCATGAGCAAGATGGGCGCCGGCAGCCTCTCGCATCTGGTGCGCATGGCCCTGATCGCCGACCCCAAACATTAGTGCATCCCAGGAAAGACGAGCAGGGGTTCTCCGCCCGGAGCCGCCGCGCTAAGGCGCGTTTCGAAGTGAAGCCACCTTATCTTCTCGGAGATGCCAGTCGCGCCAGTGGGTCGGCCGAATATCGACGCGGATACCGGTAACGGCATGCCGCCATCCCTCCCGGCCTTTTTCACAAGGAAATACAAGCGGATGTAAGCCTTCTTCATCCAGAACGGCTAGTTCGAGGCTGCGGCCAAACGGAGCGCTTGCTATTGGATTCCACATCCGGCCAGCGTCGGCGAAATTGCAGTTCCGCGCTTTGATTTGAATCAGTTTTTGGGCGGCTTGCGGCGAGGAGACCTGCCTGCAACGAGGCATCTGCGAGTCCCGTAATTTGACATAGCTCAAAGCGCAGACCGCTCCCAGCCCTTAGGTAGGCCGACCGTCGCAGATCGTGGCCGGCTTCTTGTACAGGACATTTCGACATGAACTACCAGCGGTTCTTCGAAGAAGCGATCGATCAGCTCCATGCGGAGCGTCGCTATCGTGTCTTCGCCGATCTCGAGCGTATCGCGGGCAAGTTTCCGCGCGCCATCTGGCGTTCGAACGGCCGCGCCGAGGAAATCACCGTCTGGTGCTCCAACGACTATCTCGGCATGGGCCAGCACGCGGATGTCATCGCCGCCTTCCAGAATGCGGCCGGCAAGATGGGTTCGGGAGCCGGCGGCACCCGCAACATCTCCGGCACGTCCAACCCGCTGGTCGAGCTCGAGCATGAACTCGCCGACCTGCACGGCAAGGAGGCAGCGCTGGTCTTCACGTCCGGCTTCGTCTCCAACGAAGCTTCGATCTCGACCATTGCGCGGCTTTTGCCGAACTGCCTGATCATCTCGGACGAGTTGAACCACGCCTCGATGATCGAGGGCGTGCGGCGCTCGGGCGCGGAAAAGAAGATCTTCCGCCACAATGACGTCGCGCATCTGGAAAGCCTCTTGCAGGCGGCGGGCCGCGAGCGCGCCAAGCTGATCATCTTCGAAAGCGTCTATTCGATGGACGGCGACATCGCGCCGATCAGAGAGATCGTCGAGCTCGCCGAACGCTACAACGCCATGACCTATATCGACGAGGTCCATGCCGTGGGCATGTACGGACCGCGCGGCGGCGGCATCACCGAGCGCGAAGGCCTCGCCGACCGCATCGACATCATCCAGGGCACGCTGGCCAAGGCGTTCGGCACGCTGGGCGGCTACATCACCGGCACCAGCGCGGTGATCGACGCGGTTCGCTCCTATGCGCCGGGCTTCATCTTCACCACGGCGCTGCCGCCCGCGATCGCCGCCGCCACCACCGCCTCCATCCGCCATCTCAAGCAATCGCAGGCCGAGCGCGACGCGCAGCAGCAGCAGGCGAGCCGAACCAAACAGATCCTGGCGGCCGCCGGCCTGCCGGTGATGGACTCTCCGACCCATATCGTGCCGGTCCTGGTTGGCGATCCGGAGCTTTGCAAGATGGCGAGCGACCGGCTGCTTGGCGTTCACGGCATCTACATCCAGCCGATCAACTACCCGACCGTGCCGCGCGGCACCGAGCGGCTGCGCATCACGCCGACGCCGTTCCATTCGGATGCGCTGATCGCGGAACTGCAGGATGCGCTGGTCGAGACCTGGGATGCGCTCGGCATCCCCTATGCCAGTTCCGGCCGTCCCGCTGTCGCCAAGAGCGACCGCATCATTCCGCTCCTGGTGAACAAAGCAGGCGGCTGAAATCCAAGGCGTAGAACTTGATCCGCAGCAATGCGCGGGTTCCGGGAAGGGAGAATAGAAACAGTCGGAGGATGACAATGATGACGCACCCTGTTTCGCACACTTCCATCGCGCATGCCGCCGAGCAGGCGCAGCAATGGGTGAACGAACTTGCCAAGGACTTGGACTGGAACGAGCAGAGCGCATTCCGCTTGTTGAAATCGGTGCTGCATACCTTGCGCGACTGGCTCTCGCCGGAGGAAATGGCCGATCTGTCGGC
It encodes:
- the fixJ gene encoding response regulator FixJ, whose protein sequence is MRSLVANDIVHVVDDDVDVRKSLGFLLATADFAVRLYESATAFLATEPKEIHGCIVSDVRMPGIDGIEFLRQLKARGLGVPVIVMTGHADVALAVQAMKEGAADFIEKPFDDQVLIDAIRSALDHRSQPAAAHPQSTEIRKNLATLSEREHQVLEGLVSGLPNKTIAYDLGISPRTVEIHRANVMSKMGAGSLSHLVRMALIADPKH
- a CDS encoding PAS domain S-box protein, encoding MFDQTPGFMSLLKEPGHVFEFANAAYKRMVGERKLIGKSVREAFPDLEGQGLFELLDRVYETGEPYVGRSVKVVYRNVETGAAEERILDFVYQPVRAADGQITAIFVQGTDVSDLSFANAALQLREDHLRSILATVPDAMIVIDESANIQSFSTAAEMLFGYKASEVIGQNVKMLMPSPYREEHDTYMQRYLKTGERRIIGLGRTVTGMRKDGSTFPMELAVGEMHPGTGRFFTGFCRDLTERHRTQARMQEQQQELLHMARFTALGEMASTLAHEINQPLTAITNYLKGSRRLLEKSKDENAAMLQDAVEKAAEQALRAGDVIRRLRDFVARGESERQIERLPTLIEDASSLALVGAREADVRVSYDLDPAAELVLTDRIQIEQVLLNLMRNAVEAMQGIPRRELHVVTVARQDGMAEVGVIDTGPGLAPEVSAQLFQPFVTTKKHGMGVGLSICRTIVESHGGRIWAEAMPGGGTAFRFTLRAVEKDEVAGG
- the hemA gene encoding 5-aminolevulinate synthase codes for the protein MNYQRFFEEAIDQLHAERRYRVFADLERIAGKFPRAIWRSNGRAEEITVWCSNDYLGMGQHADVIAAFQNAAGKMGSGAGGTRNISGTSNPLVELEHELADLHGKEAALVFTSGFVSNEASISTIARLLPNCLIISDELNHASMIEGVRRSGAEKKIFRHNDVAHLESLLQAAGRERAKLIIFESVYSMDGDIAPIREIVELAERYNAMTYIDEVHAVGMYGPRGGGITEREGLADRIDIIQGTLAKAFGTLGGYITGTSAVIDAVRSYAPGFIFTTALPPAIAAATTASIRHLKQSQAERDAQQQQASRTKQILAAAGLPVMDSPTHIVPVLVGDPELCKMASDRLLGVHGIYIQPINYPTVPRGTERLRITPTPFHSDALIAELQDALVETWDALGIPYASSGRPAVAKSDRIIPLLVNKAGG